The sequence below is a genomic window from Lepus europaeus isolate LE1 chromosome 9, mLepTim1.pri, whole genome shotgun sequence.
CTGGGcgccatgccagcatccccctGCACACCCCCAGACCCTCACCTGTCTCAGGGCTgcagggcttcctctcctggacccACCAGGCCCAcccagggagagaggaggccaGAAGGTGGGAGCTGGGCTTACCTTCAGTCTGTTCTGGTAGTCCATGATCTCGGCGCTCAGCTGGAACTTGAGGGTGTCGCGCTCCTGCTGTGCAGCCTCCTGGAAGCTCTGGGCCCGCtgctcagcctgggccagctgggcCTGCAGGCCGGACAGTGAGTCGGCCGCCCCCTCGGCCGCCTTCAGCCTCTCCTGCAAGCTCCCCTTCTCCTGCTGCAGCCCCGCCACTTGGCGCTGCAGGCCCTCTCGCTCCCTTGAGGCCGCCTCTTTGGAGTCCCGGAGCTCCTGGGCGACGCGGGCCAGCGCCCCCTCCATGCGCTCCTTCTCTGCGGTCAGCGCACACACCTGGATGCCGAGCTCGGCCGTGTCCGTGTTGGCGCGGTGCAGCTGCTCCTGCAActcggcgcgctgcagctgggcTTCCTCGGAGCTGCGTTTCGCCTGGGCcagctcctccctctgctgggccGTGTCGGCCCGCTCCTTCTGCAGCATCCCCTGCTGCTCCGCACACTGCAGCAGCTCCTGCACGTGGGCTCTGTTGAGGGCTTCGTTCTGCTCCTTCAGCTGCTGCACCAGGCTCTTGTGCTCCGTCAGGATGGCCTCGGCCACACCCAGCTGGCTCTGCACCTTGTCCCGGTCATCCAGGGCTGCCCGGACCTTGGCCTGGAGGTCCACCACCTCGGCCCGCAGCCGCTGGGCCTCCCCCTGATGGACTTCCAGCTGCGTCTGACACAGGGCCAGCTGGGCTGCTAGTTCACGGGCTGCGTCGTCCTGGGGAGGGCCAAGCCCCTGCTGGCCTTTCTCCGCCTTGAGGGCCTCGATCAGCTGGGTCTGCTGGTGGCACTGGCTCTCGAGAGCCCTGAGCtgccctgcctgggcctctgcctgctgccggCACTGCTCCACCTTCTCTTGCAGCTGCTGGCACTCAGCCTCCTTGCTCTGCAAGGCGACCTCCTTCTCTGCCACCTGGGCCTTCATGGCCTCCTTGGCTTTCCTGACAGCCAGCAGGCTCGCCTCCATCTGGTCACCCATGTGCCGGATGCTGGCCTGCTCGGCCTCCAGGGAGGCCAGGGAGCCACGGATGGCCGCCTCCCGCTGCTGCAGCGCCTGGTAatcagcctgcagcgcctgcagcTTGCCCTCCAGGAGCTGGTTGCGCCCAAGCATGGcctgcagctcctcctccagcctgCGGTTGGCCTGCTGCAGCTCCTCCTCCCGGCCGCCCCTTTGCACCTCGGCACTGTCCAGCAGCTCCTCCTGCgggctctgctgctcttcccctgGCGTCtcacaggcctggggcagggtggaggccagggaggctgacgcctcgctctcgctctcctccCTGGCGGAGGGCGGCTCTGGGCCCGACTGCCCTGGGTGCCGCTCCAGCGTCCCCACCTTCTGGAGGAGGTGGTCCTTGTCCTGGATGAGCTGCTTCCTCtgttcctccaggtcacccacgtgctGGCtcacctggctcagcctggtctccagcagctgcagctgccAGGCCAGAGACCTGGCCTCCTGCCCCAGCAGCTCCTTCTCCTCCTGGCACCGCCGATCCTCCAGCCTCACCTCTGCGAGCTCCTTCTCCAGGGAGCTCACGTGGGCCTGAGACTCCTGCAGCcgttgctggagctgggctgcctcctgccccttcGCAGACAGCTCCTCCCGGAGCGGGGCCGCCTCTTTCAGCAAGCGCTCCAGCTCAGCCCGGGCCTCCTCCttcagctgcagctcctgggcgAGCTGTGCTAGCTGGGTACTCTGCTGCCTGTTGAGTTCCTGGACCTTGGCACTCTCACCTTCTAGGGCGCGGAGCTTCTCCTCCAGCTCTTggactgccagggctgagctgctggGAATGGGCTCTTGCTGTTGCTTTGTGTCCTCTGCGGTACTCGCTCTCTGCTCGGCCGAGGCCAGCCAGGCTGGGATGTTGGCTAGCAGCTGGCTCCTCCGGCTCAGGGAGTTCCGTGCAGCCTCGAGCTCCTGCGCCAAGGGCTGCAGCGTGGCCTCCAGCCGCTGCAGGGCCGAGCGGTAGTCCTCCTCCTTCGAGGCCGTGCTCAGCTCCAGCGCCTGCAGGCATGTCTGCAGCTCCTTCACTGTGCTCTGGGTGGCCTGGGTGGCCTCCCACTGCTTCCGGAGCTCGGCCACCAGGCCCGCGAGGTGGGCGTTGTCCTCCGCTGCAGAGCGCCCCTTCTCCTGCTCCATGTGCAGCTGCTCCCCCTGCACGCTGACGGCTGCCCGCAGCTCCTGGTTCTCCCTGTCCAGCTGCTGCACGCGCTCCTGCAGCCGCTTCTCCCGCACCTCcagctggtccagctccagccgcaTCTCATCAAAGCCCTCCTGGGCCTCGCTGTTTATGGTGCTGTTCAGATCAAAGCTGGAGGCCATCTCCTGAGTCTGGGGAGGGGCACAAACGACAATGGGTTTGGCACAAAGCTGTGTGGCTACTTGGAAAAGCTTTGGAGTTGAGGAGGAACAGGAGTGTGAACACAATAATTACGTGAGCTAAGGTGAGTCTAAAGAGCTATTCAATGGACTGGAACACTTCTGCTCAGAGCGTCACATGCCCGAGCTGAGGCCCCAGTGTGAGCCCCACTGAGATGCGGGCGCACTTCCCATCAGGCCTCCATCAGCCCTGCCCACCGACTGGATGTGGGCCCTTAAAGACAGATTCAGTTCTGCTTAAACTAGTGTTCACCCACGGTACAGACCCACGGGCCTAGCACGACTGAACCACACAGCAGGGCAAAGGATTACTCCCTTTCTTACTTTTACTGCTCCTGACTTCTCCCATTGCTGATCAACTGTCACAAAAGCATACACTCACAtttctaaacaaataaacaagctgcctctctctctctctgctgagcCCCATCGCCTAGGACAAGCCCCTAAGCACTGTGCACGGGGGCCCGCAGCGAGGAGCTAGCAGGCGTTTTATTAACCCCACCATGCAGCAAGGGCTGAGGCTCCCACAGGTTAGGTAACTTGTCACACAGGGTAGGTGACAGAGTCAGGATTTGGCTCTGTTACTTTTAACCAAAGTGCTAAGCTacttctttcaaagaaagaaaatctttgaaaagagCTGAATTTCAAAAAGGCCTATATTCTATCTGGTGGTAAAAACTTAAGACCCCCAAAACCCATGGCTGAACCAGACTTCCCTGGCCCGAACAGCAGGTGTCTTGAGTGGCAGGGGGGCAAGGCCATCTCCTGGTGGACAAGGGAGTCCCAGCAAGGGagtggctgcctccctggggttACCTGCAGGTAGTTGCTCACTAAGCTGCTCATGCTGGAGCTTCGGCTGGGGGGTCTCCACATGAATGCAGAAGAGCCAGCGGCCAGCGTCCTCCTGTGGGCCACAGAACAGACACACTGTACTCAGAGTAGGaaacgcgcgcacacacacacacacacagaggccctaGTGGTCTCTCCACAACAAGGTCCAGGTAGGGAG
It includes:
- the FYCO1 gene encoding FYVE and coiled-coil domain-containing protein 1, whose translation is MASSSAESQLQRIIRDLQDAVTELSSEFKEAGEPITDDSSSLHKFSYKLEYLLQFDQKEKATLLGSKKDYWDYFCACLAKVKGANDGIRFVKSISELRTSLGKGRAFIRYSLVHQRLADTLQQCFMNTKVTSDWYYARSPFLKPKLSSDIVGQLYELTEVQFDLASRGYDLDAAWPTFARRTLAAGSSAFMWRPPSRSSSMSSLVSNYLQTQEMASSFDLNSTINSEAQEGFDEMRLELDQLEVREKRLQERVQQLDRENQELRAAVSVQGEQLHMEQEKGRSAAEDNAHLAGLVAELRKQWEATQATQSTVKELQTCLQALELSTASKEEDYRSALQRLEATLQPLAQELEAARNSLSRRSQLLANIPAWLASAEQRASTAEDTKQQQEPIPSSSALAVQELEEKLRALEGESAKVQELNRQQSTQLAQLAQELQLKEEARAELERLLKEAAPLREELSAKGQEAAQLQQRLQESQAHVSSLEKELAEVRLEDRRCQEEKELLGQEARSLAWQLQLLETRLSQVSQHVGDLEEQRKQLIQDKDHLLQKVGTLERHPGQSGPEPPSAREESESEASASLASTLPQACETPGEEQQSPQEELLDSAEVQRGGREEELQQANRRLEEELQAMLGRNQLLEGKLQALQADYQALQQREAAIRGSLASLEAEQASIRHMGDQMEASLLAVRKAKEAMKAQVAEKEVALQSKEAECQQLQEKVEQCRQQAEAQAGQLRALESQCHQQTQLIEALKAEKGQQGLGPPQDDAARELAAQLALCQTQLEVHQGEAQRLRAEVVDLQAKVRAALDDRDKVQSQLGVAEAILTEHKSLVQQLKEQNEALNRAHVQELLQCAEQQGMLQKERADTAQQREELAQAKRSSEEAQLQRAELQEQLHRANTDTAELGIQVCALTAEKERMEGALARVAQELRDSKEAASREREGLQRQVAGLQQEKGSLQERLKAAEGAADSLSGLQAQLAQAEQRAQSFQEAAQQERDTLKFQLSAEIMDYQNRLKTASEECRILKEQLEERGQKLQAAEEAVGKLKASQADLGERLSQTSARLAECQAAMLKKDKEEATLRENLERTQRELEKATTKFQEYYSRLCQEVTNRERNDQKMLADLDDLNRTKKYLEERLIELLRDKDALWQKSDALEFQQKLSAEERWLGDTEANHCLDCKREFSWMVRRHHCRVCGRVFCYYCCNNYVLTKSSGKKERCCRACYRKLSEGPGSPDSTGSGTSQGEPSPALSPAHTGPQATGGQGASTDCRPPDDAVFDIITDEELCQIQESGSSLPETPTETDSLDPNVAEQDTTSNSLTPEDMEDAPVGQDAEICLLKSGELMIKLPLSMEELASFGEGPRELFVRSSTYSLICITTAEAGLTISWVFSSDPKSISFCVVFREAEDTPLDQCKVLIPTTRCNSHKENIQGQLKVRAPGIYMLIFDNTFSRFVSKKVFYHLTVDRPVIYDGSDFP